Proteins encoded together in one Roseibacterium elongatum DSM 19469 window:
- a CDS encoding DUF1810 domain-containing protein, with protein sequence MSLSRFIAAQDESHDTALAELRAGRKRTHWMWFVFPQLAGLGRSEMAQRYAIRDLDEARAYLAHPVLGPRLVAAARAILCADTADATQILGTVDAMKLRSSATLFASVENAEPIFQKILDRFFDGIPCPLTRGLLAPTGTAPSSDPA encoded by the coding sequence GTGAGCCTGTCGCGCTTCATCGCGGCGCAGGACGAGAGTCACGACACCGCCTTGGCCGAGCTTCGTGCGGGGCGAAAGCGAACCCATTGGATGTGGTTCGTCTTTCCGCAACTCGCGGGGCTCGGTCGATCCGAGATGGCGCAACGCTACGCGATCCGCGATCTGGATGAGGCGCGCGCCTATCTGGCACATCCAGTTCTCGGGCCGCGCCTGGTCGCCGCTGCGCGCGCTATACTGTGTGCCGACACGGCCGATGCCACACAGATCCTGGGCACCGTCGATGCGATGAAGTTGCGCTCATCGGCGACCCTGTTTGCCAGCGTCGAGAACGCCGAGCCGATCTTTCAGAAGATCCTTGATCGGTTCTTCGACGGAATCCCTTGCCCGCTGACGCGGGGGCTGCTTGCGCCAACGGGCACGGCGCCGTCATCCGATCCGGCTTAG